One genomic segment of Mycolicibacterium gilvum includes these proteins:
- a CDS encoding acetyl-CoA C-acetyltransferase produces MDVVICNPVRTPVGRMGGALSPLTAADLAIVTLRALIDRTGLGEGDVDDVILGNGYANGEAPALGRVAALDAGLGTAVPGLQIDRRCGSGLQAVLYAAGQVATGAARTVIAGGAESMSNVEHYALGLRTGVRQGGIALQDRLDRARETAGGTSHPVAGGMIETAENLRREYGIEREEQDELALRSHRRAVAAHENGSFVDEMVPVTVPGARGGADTVVDRDEHPRTDLTADKLAALRPIRSRVDAGSTVTAGNASGQNDGAAMCVVTTRAEAEKRSLEPLLTLRSWSVTGCAPETMGIGPVSAAAAALERADLTLDEMDLIEVNEAFAAQVLAVLAEWKIDPLDDRLNPNGSGISLGHPIGATGARILATAAYEARRRDARYVLEAMCIGGGQGLAAVFEVTR; encoded by the coding sequence ATGGACGTCGTCATCTGCAACCCGGTACGTACACCGGTCGGCCGCATGGGCGGCGCCCTGTCGCCCCTGACTGCCGCGGACCTGGCCATCGTCACGCTGCGTGCGCTGATCGACCGCACCGGTCTCGGCGAGGGCGACGTCGACGACGTGATCCTCGGCAACGGCTATGCCAACGGCGAGGCGCCGGCGCTGGGTCGCGTCGCCGCGCTCGACGCCGGGCTGGGCACCGCCGTCCCCGGCCTGCAGATCGACCGGCGCTGCGGGTCCGGACTGCAGGCCGTGCTCTACGCCGCCGGCCAGGTCGCCACCGGTGCGGCCCGGACCGTGATCGCCGGAGGCGCCGAATCGATGTCGAACGTCGAGCACTACGCACTCGGTCTGCGCACCGGCGTGCGCCAGGGCGGCATCGCGCTGCAGGACCGGCTCGACCGGGCGCGCGAAACCGCGGGCGGGACAAGCCATCCCGTCGCCGGCGGCATGATCGAGACCGCCGAGAACCTGCGGAGGGAATACGGGATCGAGCGTGAGGAGCAAGACGAGCTCGCGCTGCGGTCCCATCGGCGCGCGGTGGCCGCCCACGAGAACGGTTCATTCGTCGACGAAATGGTTCCCGTCACCGTCCCCGGCGCACGGGGCGGCGCGGACACCGTCGTCGACCGCGACGAACACCCGCGCACCGATCTCACGGCCGACAAACTCGCCGCGCTGCGACCCATCCGGTCCCGAGTGGACGCCGGCTCCACGGTCACCGCGGGCAACGCGTCGGGCCAGAACGACGGCGCGGCGATGTGCGTCGTGACCACCCGCGCCGAAGCCGAAAAACGTTCGCTGGAGCCCCTTCTGACGCTGCGCTCCTGGTCGGTGACCGGGTGCGCACCCGAGACCATGGGGATAGGTCCGGTCTCCGCGGCCGCCGCGGCGCTGGAGCGCGCTGACCTGACCCTCGACGAGATGGACCTCATCGAGGTCAACGAGGCCTTCGCCGCGCAGGTGCTCGCCGTGCTCGCCGAATGGAAGATCGACCCGCTCGACGACCGTCTCAACCCGAACGGCTCCGGCATCTCGCTCGGGCACCCGATCGGCGCCACCGGCGCCAGGATTCTCGCCACCGCCGCCTACGAGGCGCGCCGGCGTGACGCGCGATACGTCCTGGAGGCGATGTGCATCGGCGGGGGACAGGGCCTGGCCGCGGTGTTCGAGGTGACACGATGA
- a CDS encoding LysR substrate-binding domain-containing protein: MELRHLRYFRAVAEELHFGRAAQRLLIAQPPLSQQIRQLEREVGVDLLRRTTRSVELTEAGRAFLERTVRILDAVDDAVDQARRIGTGAEGRLVVGCVGSATYSLLPRLVRELRAALPAVDLRVRGEMLAPEQLAALHDKDIDLALMRPPVDDPALTAVSLRRDRLLVALPAGHRCADRDEVSLADLRDEDFISHAGGGRSRMSALLAALCADAGFSPRIRDEVDETSTLVTLVAGGLGVALVPEPTAALEIGGVTYRPLVAKAGATIELLAVYRSADATPLTAKVVDVLRATV, from the coding sequence ATGGAACTGCGTCATCTGCGGTACTTCCGCGCCGTCGCCGAGGAACTCCACTTCGGGCGCGCGGCGCAGCGCCTGCTGATCGCCCAGCCGCCGTTGTCCCAGCAGATCCGTCAGTTGGAACGCGAGGTCGGGGTGGACCTTCTCCGGCGGACGACGCGCAGCGTCGAGCTGACCGAGGCCGGACGGGCGTTCCTGGAGCGGACCGTCCGCATCCTCGACGCCGTCGACGATGCGGTCGACCAGGCGCGTCGCATCGGCACGGGCGCCGAGGGGCGGTTGGTGGTGGGCTGCGTCGGGTCGGCCACCTACTCGCTGCTGCCGCGGCTGGTCCGGGAGCTGAGGGCCGCGCTGCCCGCCGTCGATCTCCGCGTGCGCGGCGAGATGCTGGCTCCCGAGCAACTGGCGGCGCTACACGACAAGGACATCGATCTCGCGCTGATGCGCCCGCCCGTCGACGACCCGGCGCTGACCGCGGTGTCGCTGCGCCGCGACAGGCTGCTCGTCGCCCTTCCGGCCGGCCACCGCTGCGCCGACCGCGACGAGGTGTCGCTGGCCGATCTGCGCGACGAGGACTTCATCAGCCATGCCGGCGGCGGCCGATCCCGGATGAGCGCGCTGCTGGCCGCGCTGTGCGCCGACGCGGGGTTCAGCCCCCGCATCCGCGACGAGGTCGACGAGACCTCGACGCTGGTCACGCTGGTGGCCGGGGGGCTGGGCGTCGCGCTCGTCCCCGAGCCGACCGCGGCTCTGGAGATCGGCGGGGTCACCTACCGGCCGCTGGTGGCGAAAGCCGGTGCGACGATCGAACTGCTGGCGGTATACCGGAGCGCTGACGCGACCCCGCTGACGGCGAAGGTCGTCGACGTCCTGCGCGCCACCGTCTGA